A segment of the Cohnella algarum genome:
AAAATACGTGATCGAGGTCGCCAACCGCGGTTCCATGAACGAGGCGGCCAAACGCCTTTTTATTTCGCAGCCGAGCTTGTCCAATGCAATCCGGGAGCTGGAGAACGAATTGGGCATTTCGATTTTCGAGCGGACGAACAAAGGAATCGTCCTGTCCAAGGACGGAGCCGAATTTCTCGGCTACGCCAGGCAGGTGATCGAGCAGGCGGAGCTGCTTGAGGGCCGGTATTTGAACGCCAAGCCGTCGCCGCAGCATTTTTCGGTATCGACCCAGCATTATGCGTTCGCGGTCAACGCGTTCGTCCGACTCGTTCAAACGTACGGGCTGGATGAATACGAGCTGGCGCTGCGCGAAACGAAAACGCATGAAATCATTCGGGACGTCAAAACGATGCGCAGCGAAATCGGCATTTTGTACATGAACGAGTTTAACGAAAAGGTGATCCGGAGACTGCTGAAGGACGCCGGATTGCAATTTACCGCCTTGTTTGCGGCCAGGCCCCATATTTTTATCAGCATCCGCAACCCGCTCGCGAAGCAGTCCGTCGTCACGATCGACCAGTTGAAGGATTACCCGTATCTTTCCTTCGAGCAGGGAGAGTACAATTCGTTTCACTTTTCCGAGGAAA
Coding sequences within it:
- a CDS encoding LysR family transcriptional regulator: MTLQQLKYVIEVANRGSMNEAAKRLFISQPSLSNAIRELENELGISIFERTNKGIVLSKDGAEFLGYARQVIEQAELLEGRYLNAKPSPQHFSVSTQHYAFAVNAFVRLVQTYGLDEYELALRETKTHEIIRDVKTMRSEIGILYMNEFNEKVIRRLLKDAGLQFTALFAARPHIFISIRNPLAKQSVVTIDQLKDYPYLSFEQGEYNSFHFSEEILSTLVHPKSIRVSDRATLFNLLIGLNGYTISTGVLSADLNGNEIIPVPLDCDETINVGWISHRSVALSRLASAYVEELRRAVSAV